The Coffea eugenioides isolate CCC68of chromosome 8, Ceug_1.0, whole genome shotgun sequence genome has a segment encoding these proteins:
- the LOC113781010 gene encoding phytochrome-interacting ankyrin-repeat protein 2: MYSGIPIENCFVEETAKEVMPQEQEGSIRRRRHLDRSAGDTDDRGWTPLHICARKGDLKEVKRLLKEGMDVNVAAWGPKSHGVTPLHLAAKGGHLKVMDELLDQGADIDARTKGACGWTPLHNAAKERKKKAIRFLVENGAFLPDDINDTRFNPPLHYCPSLEWAYEEMRRLQQDNSTSSEITSSSSEN; this comes from the exons ATGTATAGTGGTATTCCAATTGAAAACTGTTTTGTAGAGGAAACGGCAAAGGAAGTAATGCCACAGGAGCAGGAGGGTTCGATCAGGCGGAGGAGACATTTGGATAGGTCTGCAGGGGATACAGATGATCGAGGTTGGACTCCGCTTCATATTTGTGCAAGGAAAGGCGATCTCAAGGAG GTGAAACGACTTCTCAAGGAAGGAATGGATGTAAATGTGGCTGCATGGGGGCCAAAATCACATGGTGTTACCCCTCTCCATCTTGCAGCCAAGGGTGGCCATCTCAAAGTGATGGATGAATTGCTTGACCAAGGTGCTGACATTGATGCACGCACTAAGGGTGCCTGTGGCT GGACCCCACTGCACAATGCGgctaaagaaagaaagaaaaaagcaaTCAGATTCCTGGTAGAAAATGGGGCATTTTTGCCCGATGATATTAATGACACGAGGTTCAATCCGCCGCTTCACTATTGCCCTAGTCTTGAATGGGCTTACGAGGAGATGAGACGTCTCCAACAAGACAACTCCACATCTAGCGAGATAACCTCTTCCAGCTCTGAAAACTGA